The following proteins are co-located in the Solea senegalensis isolate Sse05_10M linkage group LG12, IFAPA_SoseM_1, whole genome shotgun sequence genome:
- the smad5 gene encoding mothers against decapentaplegic homolog 5, protein MTSMSSLFSFTSPAVKRLLGWKQGDEEEKWAEKAVDALVKKLKKKKGAMEDLEKALSCPGQPSKCVTIPRSLDGRLQVSHRKGLPHVIYCRVWRWPDLQSHHELKPLEVCEYPFGSKQKEVCINPYHYKRVESPVLPPVLVPRHSEFNPQHSLLVQFRNLTHNEPHMPLNATFPESFQQPHSGGGSSSGGGGSGGSFPISPNSPYPPSPASSGTYPNSPASSGPSSPFQLPADTPPPAYMPPDEQLGQESQSMETSSSLVPQNMPRGDVQPVEYEEPSHWCSIVYYELNNRVGEAYHASSTSVLVDGFTDPSNNKNRFCLGLLSNVNRNSTIENTRRHIGKGVHLYYVGGEVYAECLSDTSIFVQSRNCNYHHSFHPTTVCKIPSGCSLKIFNNQEFAQLLAQSVNHGFEAVYELTKMCTIRMSFVKGWGAEYHRQDVTSTPCWIEVHLHGPLQWLDKVLTQMGSPLNPISSVS, encoded by the exons ATGACCTCCATGTCTAGTCTCTTCTCCTTCACAAGCCCAGCAGTCAAACGCCTGCTTGGCTGGAAGCAgggggatgaggaggagaaatggGCAGAAAAGGCAGTGGATGCACTTGTCAAAAagctaaagaaaaagaaaggtgCCATGGAGGACCTGGAGAAAGCGCTGAGCTGCCCGGGACAGCCCAGCAAGTGTGTTACCATTCCAAGATCACTGGACGGTCGGCTACAAGTTTCCCACAGGAAAGGTCTGCCTCATGTCATCTACTGCCGTGTGTGGCGTTGGCCCGATCTCCAGTCCCACCACGAGCTCAAACCCTTGGAGGTGTGTGAGTACCCGTTTGGCTCAAAACAGAAGGAGGTCTGCATCAACCCATATCACTACAAGCGAGTGGAGAGCCCTG TACTCCCTCCTGTCCTGGTACCACGGCACAGCGAGTTCAACCCACAGCACAGCTTGTTGGTACAGTTCCGTAACCTCACCCATAATGAGCCACACATGCCCCTGAATGCCACCTTTCCAGAATCCTTCCAACAGCCCCACagtggtggtggcagcagcagtggaggaggaggtagcGGTGGCTCTTTTCCCATCTCTCCCAACTCGCCGTATCCTCCCTCTCCAGCCAGCAGTGGTACTTATCCAAACTCTCCTGCTAGCTCGGGGCCGTCCAGTCCATTCCAGCTCCCAG CTGACACCCCACCCCCAGCCTACATGCCCCCTGATGAGCAGCTGGGCCAGGAGAGCCAGTCCATGGaaaccagcagcagcctggTGCCACAGAACATGCCCAGAGGAG ATGTACAACCAGTGGAATATGAAGAGCCAAGCCACTGGTGTTCTATTGTGTACTATGAGCTGAACAACCGTGTAGGTGAGGCATACCATGCCTCCTCAACCAGTGTTCTCGTGGATGGTTTCACTGACCCTTCAAACAACAAGAATCGCTTCTGCCTTGGACTGCTGTCCAATGTCAACCGCAACTCCACAATCGAAAACACCCGCCGACACATTGGCAAAG GAGTGCACCTGTACTATGTGGGAGGGGAGGTGTATGCCGAGTGCCTCAGTGACACCAGCATTTTTGTCCAGAGCCGTAACTGTAATTATCACCACAGCTTCCACCCCACCACTGTCTGCAAGATTCCTAGTGGATGTAGCCTCAAGATTTTCAACAACCAGGAGTTTGCTCAGCTTCTGGCTCAATCAGTCAACCATGGCTTTGAGGCTGTTTATGAGCTCACCAAGATGTGCACCATTAGGATGAGCTTTGTCAAG GGCTGGGGAGCTGAATATCATCGACAGGATGTcaccagcaccccctgctggatTGAAGTGCACCTGCATGGTCCACTGCAGTGGCTGGATAAGGTGTTAACACAAATGGGTTCTCCTCTCAACCCAATCTCCTCTGTGTCCTAA